A single window of Streptomyces sp. NBC_00464 DNA harbors:
- a CDS encoding SUKH-4 family immunity protein, translating to MVTFAQAQERADEWVNGDVAAYQHREVRVREFELGFVVWAEDRAEGPVSDGGRQRLVIARDSGEATLWPGLPVGEVIRRYEEEYGSLDGAPPAPEPPQRIDLNQTSFLLSPPEWLQEAADKLGIPDRRAEAAGQAPSPAPAPPVPSPSAQGGPVPYEPTASSAVQASAPQPPVGATPWAGTDTNAGSDEGEVGLPATVFAPPLSGADDEGAPRRVVPADAPTALMSGGSQLPPTAIVPGLPPRAPAPAAPVHGGPGAPPPPAPSSPAPNRVAGRGPRGGVGDISDEATSKAVVPPRGARGGGSTTPPPPGAPGTPGARPGGVPLPPPSGPGTPGAPAGGYVPTQLVSQLGPPGAPQPPAPPAPPGSTPPPGGGDVHHAATMFAEPGSVGPSAPRPPGAPGAPGAPQPPAPPGSTPPPAAGSVHHAATMFAEPVGPSAPRPPGPPGPPGPPGVPMGQGASSGGAPGPVPPPGHTPPPAYGYPQAPAGQPTVGPGYQAVLRFRAPDGSEQQLIRRSAPGTPHPEWQMLHELRAMNVPPQQVIELHTELESCELPGGYCARMIRETWPQVRITSVAPYGTDHASRQQGMQHLLTHQGELHQVADGPARPAPVRAPLPQVPPAMQVPPEAIAEEMLQTFGPQGVLRFDQRAVSRQGVPEVVARTLVWAGLPADFGPFFWAQPGQPVVPTLAELAAQRQVQAAPDAGSYLVMGSDFGRAICVQYGTANIVAVPVEAGPGGQSVPPQFVNTGLPEFARCMALLGRMWRLRFGLNPEQAGRWTVDFQAQLVALDPAALASPESWWSVLLEQMWDGLI from the coding sequence ATGGTGACCTTTGCGCAGGCGCAGGAGCGCGCGGACGAGTGGGTCAACGGTGACGTTGCGGCGTACCAGCACCGGGAGGTGCGGGTCCGTGAGTTCGAGCTGGGTTTCGTGGTGTGGGCCGAGGACCGTGCCGAGGGCCCGGTGTCGGACGGTGGCCGGCAGCGGCTGGTGATCGCCCGGGACAGTGGCGAGGCGACGTTGTGGCCGGGGCTGCCGGTGGGTGAGGTGATCCGGCGGTACGAGGAGGAGTACGGGTCGTTGGACGGTGCGCCGCCGGCCCCCGAGCCGCCGCAGCGTATCGATCTGAATCAGACGTCGTTCCTGTTGAGCCCGCCGGAGTGGCTCCAGGAGGCGGCGGACAAGCTGGGTATCCCGGACCGGCGGGCGGAAGCGGCGGGTCAGGCACCTTCGCCCGCGCCCGCACCCCCGGTCCCTTCGCCTTCCGCGCAGGGCGGGCCCGTTCCGTATGAGCCCACCGCTTCCTCGGCTGTGCAGGCGTCCGCGCCGCAGCCGCCCGTCGGGGCCACTCCGTGGGCGGGTACCGACACGAACGCGGGTTCCGACGAGGGCGAGGTGGGGTTGCCCGCCACCGTGTTCGCGCCGCCGCTCTCGGGTGCGGACGACGAGGGTGCGCCGCGCCGGGTGGTGCCGGCCGATGCGCCGACTGCGCTGATGTCGGGTGGCAGTCAGCTGCCTCCGACGGCGATCGTTCCGGGCCTGCCCCCGCGGGCCCCGGCCCCGGCCGCGCCCGTGCACGGTGGTCCCGGCGCTCCGCCGCCTCCTGCGCCGAGCAGCCCTGCGCCGAACCGTGTCGCCGGTCGTGGGCCTCGCGGGGGTGTCGGTGACATCTCGGACGAGGCGACCAGCAAGGCCGTCGTTCCCCCGCGCGGTGCCCGTGGTGGCGGCTCGACGACTCCGCCGCCGCCCGGTGCCCCGGGTACTCCGGGTGCCCGCCCGGGTGGTGTGCCGCTGCCGCCGCCTTCGGGGCCGGGTACGCCGGGTGCTCCGGCGGGTGGGTATGTGCCGACGCAGCTGGTGTCGCAGCTCGGTCCGCCCGGTGCGCCGCAGCCTCCGGCTCCGCCGGCTCCGCCCGGTTCCACGCCGCCGCCCGGTGGTGGCGATGTGCACCATGCGGCGACGATGTTCGCCGAGCCGGGCTCGGTCGGTCCGTCGGCTCCGCGCCCGCCCGGGGCTCCGGGTGCTCCGGGTGCGCCGCAGCCTCCGGCTCCGCCCGGTTCCACGCCGCCGCCCGCCGCGGGCAGCGTGCACCATGCCGCGACGATGTTCGCCGAGCCGGTCGGGCCGTCGGCTCCGCGGCCGCCGGGTCCGCCCGGCCCGCCCGGTCCGCCGGGTGTGCCGATGGGCCAGGGCGCGTCGTCGGGCGGGGCCCCCGGTCCCGTACCGCCGCCGGGGCACACTCCGCCGCCGGCGTACGGCTATCCGCAGGCGCCGGCCGGTCAGCCGACCGTCGGTCCCGGCTACCAGGCCGTGCTGCGCTTTCGCGCGCCGGACGGCAGCGAGCAGCAGCTGATCCGTCGTTCGGCGCCGGGTACTCCGCACCCCGAGTGGCAGATGCTGCACGAGCTGCGGGCGATGAACGTGCCGCCGCAGCAGGTCATCGAGCTGCACACGGAGCTGGAGTCGTGCGAGCTGCCGGGTGGATACTGCGCCCGGATGATCCGGGAGACGTGGCCGCAGGTGCGGATCACGAGCGTCGCTCCGTACGGTACGGATCACGCGAGCCGGCAGCAGGGCATGCAGCATCTGCTCACGCATCAGGGGGAGTTGCACCAGGTCGCGGACGGTCCGGCGCGTCCGGCGCCGGTCCGGGCTCCGCTGCCGCAGGTGCCGCCCGCGATGCAGGTGCCGCCGGAGGCGATCGCGGAGGAGATGCTCCAGACATTCGGCCCGCAGGGGGTGCTGCGCTTCGATCAGCGTGCGGTGTCCCGGCAGGGTGTGCCGGAGGTCGTGGCGCGGACGCTGGTGTGGGCGGGGCTGCCTGCCGACTTCGGGCCGTTCTTCTGGGCGCAGCCGGGTCAGCCGGTGGTGCCGACGCTGGCGGAGCTGGCGGCGCAGCGTCAGGTGCAGGCGGCTCCGGATGCGGGGTCGTATCTGGTGATGGGTTCGGACTTCGGCCGGGCGATCTGTGTGCAGTACGGGACGGCGAACATCGTGGCCGTGCCGGTGGAGGCGGGTCCGGGCGGGCAGTCGGTGCCGCCGCAGTTCGTGAATACGGGGCTGCCGGAGTTCGCGCGTTGCATGGCGTTGCTGGGCCGGATGTGGCGGCTGCGGTTCGGGTTGAATCCCGAGCAGGCGGGTCGCTGGACGGTCGATTTCCAGGCGCAGCTGGTGGCGCTCGATCCGGCGGCTCTGGCGTCGCCGGAGAGCTGGTGGTCGGTGCTGCTGGAGCAGATGTGGGACGGGCTGATCTGA
- a CDS encoding cellulose-binding protein: MSSAPVSAHGFVGVRGRGYRPEQVDRMVAGLSAERDGAREQVARLTELAERLVAESARLDEVVAALAPQDYASLGERAQQILALAEGEAETVRGAALEESQALRDEADAAARTLRESARADAEAMRSAATGHAEQVLAAAESAAGEALEAARLDAARTREESDAAMEATRSRTASVLAHQEQEHAERWKAGEQELADAEAAQSAEHVELMERAEAGLAAARRVLAEAEEAARHGQEDAEAQGAELIAGARSRAERVVRETERILREHDEGREDVQAHMAHVRHSLAALTGRVAPAED, translated from the coding sequence ATGAGTTCTGCACCGGTGTCCGCGCACGGCTTCGTCGGCGTACGGGGTCGTGGTTATCGCCCGGAGCAGGTGGACCGGATGGTGGCCGGGCTGTCGGCGGAGCGGGACGGTGCGCGGGAGCAGGTGGCGCGGCTGACGGAGCTGGCGGAGCGGCTGGTGGCCGAGTCGGCCCGGCTGGACGAGGTCGTTGCCGCGTTGGCGCCGCAGGACTACGCGTCGCTGGGGGAGCGGGCGCAGCAGATTCTGGCGCTTGCCGAGGGTGAGGCGGAGACGGTCCGGGGTGCCGCCCTGGAGGAGTCGCAGGCGCTGCGGGACGAGGCGGATGCGGCGGCACGGACCTTGCGCGAGTCGGCGAGGGCCGATGCGGAGGCGATGCGGTCGGCTGCGACGGGCCATGCCGAGCAGGTGCTGGCCGCTGCCGAGAGCGCGGCGGGAGAGGCGCTGGAGGCGGCCCGGCTGGACGCGGCGCGGACGCGCGAGGAGTCGGATGCCGCGATGGAGGCGACCCGGAGTCGTACGGCGAGTGTGCTGGCCCATCAGGAGCAGGAGCACGCCGAGCGCTGGAAGGCCGGCGAGCAGGAGCTGGCGGATGCCGAGGCGGCGCAGTCGGCGGAGCATGTGGAGCTGATGGAGCGTGCGGAGGCCGGTCTGGCCGCGGCGCGGCGTGTTCTGGCCGAGGCCGAGGAGGCTGCGCGGCACGGCCAGGAGGACGCGGAGGCGCAGGGGGCGGAGCTCATCGCGGGGGCCAGGTCCCGCGCGGAGCGGGTGGTGCGGGAGACGGAACGGATCCTGCGCGAGCACGACGAGGGGCGCGAGGACGTGCAGGCGCACATGGCGCATGTGCGTCACTCGCTGGCGGCGCTGACCGGGCGGGTGGCTCCGGCGGAGGACTGA
- a CDS encoding MarR family winged helix-turn-helix transcriptional regulator — MPRPTEEVEYEQMLLGRHSLADHRGGRHKYALLDRSAYTLLSRLRVQGPMSNGELSDAFGLDASTLNRQTAAVTRAGLADRIADPDGGMARKFRITDKGTELLDAERERVVQSLDQVMKDWPDDEIAAFAGYLKRFNTGIEQISQRPWPRP; from the coding sequence ATGCCGAGGCCCACAGAAGAGGTGGAGTACGAGCAGATGCTGCTCGGGCGTCACAGCCTCGCCGACCACCGGGGCGGACGCCACAAGTACGCCCTCCTGGACCGGAGCGCCTACACCCTGCTGAGCCGCCTCCGCGTCCAGGGCCCCATGTCCAACGGCGAACTGAGCGACGCCTTCGGCCTCGACGCCTCCACCCTCAACCGCCAGACCGCCGCGGTCACCCGCGCCGGACTGGCCGACCGCATCGCCGACCCCGACGGCGGCATGGCCCGCAAGTTCCGCATCACCGACAAGGGCACGGAACTCCTCGACGCGGAACGCGAACGCGTCGTCCAGTCCCTGGACCAGGTCATGAAGGACTGGCCGGACGACGAGATCGCCGCCTTCGCCGGCTACCTCAAGCGTTTCAACACCGGGATCGAGCAGATCTCCCAGCGCCCCTGGCCCCGCCCCTGA
- a CDS encoding MFS transporter has translation MDAPRPTARSGGVIATLAFAGTVAAVMQTLVTPLIAELPKILDTTSSNAAWVITATLLVSAVCVPVSGRLGDLLGKRRMLLVCAVPLFAGSVVCALSSTVIPMIVGRGLQGMGMGMVPLGIALLRDVVPKEKLSSSIALVSASLGIGGALGLPIASAVAQYANWRVLFWGSAVLALAIFVLVWFLIPDVPAAARGQRFDMPGALGLAAGLVCLLLAVSKGAEWGWGSATTVGLFVAAVVVLVAWGFWELRTKDPLVDLRTTARPRVLITNLASLFVGFGMYAGMLIAPQLLQFPEATGYGLGQSMLQAGLWMAPGGVMMMIVSPLGGKLTDARGPKFTLISGVLVIAAAYGLGILLMGSAWGLMLFLMVSSSGVGLAYGAMPALIMSSVPASETAAANAFNTLMRALGTSIGAAVIGAVLGQMTTKTAGYTFTSEAGFRTGLMFGCGVALVAVVISTFIPAVRAAAANGDKADEAVSPEVAAAKG, from the coding sequence ATGGATGCCCCCCGGCCGACAGCCAGATCAGGCGGTGTGATCGCCACGCTCGCCTTCGCGGGCACTGTGGCGGCGGTCATGCAGACCCTGGTCACCCCGCTCATCGCCGAGCTGCCGAAGATCCTCGACACGACCTCCTCCAACGCCGCCTGGGTGATCACGGCCACCCTGCTGGTCTCGGCCGTGTGCGTGCCGGTCTCCGGACGGCTGGGCGACCTGCTGGGCAAGCGCCGGATGCTGCTCGTGTGTGCGGTGCCGCTGTTCGCCGGCTCGGTGGTCTGCGCGCTCTCGTCCACTGTGATCCCCATGATCGTGGGACGTGGTCTGCAGGGCATGGGCATGGGCATGGTGCCGCTCGGCATCGCCCTGCTGCGTGACGTGGTGCCGAAGGAGAAGCTGAGCTCCTCCATCGCGCTGGTCAGCGCCTCCCTGGGTATCGGTGGCGCCCTCGGCCTGCCGATCGCCTCGGCGGTCGCCCAGTACGCGAACTGGCGGGTGCTGTTCTGGGGCTCCGCCGTGCTGGCCCTCGCCATCTTCGTGCTGGTCTGGTTCCTGATCCCGGATGTCCCGGCCGCCGCCAGGGGGCAGCGCTTCGACATGCCCGGCGCCCTCGGCCTGGCCGCCGGTCTGGTCTGCCTGCTCCTCGCCGTCTCCAAGGGCGCCGAGTGGGGCTGGGGCTCCGCGACGACGGTCGGCCTGTTCGTCGCCGCCGTCGTGGTGCTCGTCGCCTGGGGCTTCTGGGAGCTGCGCACCAAGGACCCGCTGGTAGACCTGCGCACCACGGCCCGCCCGCGCGTGCTCATCACCAACCTCGCGTCGCTCTTCGTCGGCTTCGGCATGTACGCCGGCATGCTGATCGCGCCGCAGCTGCTGCAGTTCCCCGAGGCCACCGGTTACGGCCTGGGCCAGTCGATGCTCCAGGCGGGTCTGTGGATGGCCCCCGGCGGCGTCATGATGATGATCGTCTCCCCGCTGGGCGGAAAGCTCACCGACGCCCGCGGTCCGAAGTTCACGCTGATCAGCGGGGTGCTGGTTATCGCCGCCGCCTATGGCCTGGGCATTCTCCTCATGGGCTCCGCCTGGGGCCTGATGCTGTTCCTCATGGTCAGCAGCAGCGGTGTCGGTCTCGCCTACGGTGCGATGCCCGCACTGATCATGAGCTCGGTCCCGGCGTCCGAGACGGCCGCCGCCAACGCGTTCAACACCCTCATGCGCGCACTCGGCACGTCGATCGGTGCGGCCGTGATCGGCGCGGTCCTCGGACAGATGACCACGAAGACGGCCGGCTACACCTTCACCTCCGAGGCCGGGTTCCGTACCGGCCTGATGTTCGGCTGCGGTGTCGCCCTCGTCGCCGTGGTGATCTCGACGTTCATCCCGGCCGTGCGCGCAGCCGCCGCCAACGGCGACAAGGCCGACGAGGCCGTCTCGCCGGAGGTGGCCGCGGCCAAGGGCTGA
- a CDS encoding NCS2 family permease yields MQPTKTSPAEIPATRSGDGPLDRFFRITERGSTYGREVRGGFATFFTMAYILVLNPIILGGAKDKFGDQLDTVQLVTATALVAAVMTLIMGVGGNLPLALAAGLGINAVVAYQVAPLMAWDEAMGLIVLEGLLICVLVASGLREAIMHAIPQALKQAISVGIGLFIAFIGFVDAGFVTRVPDAANTTVPVQLGSGSLTGWPMLVFCLGVIMTIVLLARKVKGAILISIVVMTVLSVVINSLADVKSWGLTVPSMPDKPVAAPDFGLLGQFDLFGSFGQISVLTVILLIFTLILSDFFDTMGTVVGVTAEAGLLDERGQVPGLGRVLLIDGAAAVAGGAASASSATTYVESAAGVGEGARTGFANLVTGGMFALALFFAPVLTIVPMQAASPALVAVGFLMMTQVKHIDWDRYDLAIPAFLTITVMPLTYSITNGIGAGFVTYVIIKACLGKAREVHWLLWITAALFLVYFAIDPLEQLLDLK; encoded by the coding sequence ATGCAACCCACCAAGACCAGCCCGGCCGAGATACCGGCGACCAGATCCGGTGACGGTCCCCTCGACCGGTTCTTCCGCATCACCGAGCGCGGATCGACCTACGGCCGGGAAGTTCGCGGCGGCTTCGCCACCTTCTTCACCATGGCGTACATCCTCGTGCTCAACCCGATCATTCTCGGCGGCGCGAAGGACAAGTTCGGCGACCAGCTGGACACTGTTCAGCTGGTGACCGCGACCGCCCTCGTGGCCGCGGTGATGACCCTGATCATGGGTGTGGGCGGCAACCTGCCGCTCGCCCTGGCCGCCGGCCTGGGCATCAACGCCGTCGTCGCGTACCAGGTCGCCCCCCTCATGGCCTGGGACGAGGCGATGGGCCTCATCGTGCTCGAGGGCCTGCTGATCTGCGTACTCGTGGCATCGGGTCTGCGCGAGGCGATCATGCACGCCATCCCGCAGGCCCTCAAGCAGGCCATCAGCGTCGGCATCGGTCTGTTCATCGCGTTCATCGGCTTCGTCGACGCCGGGTTCGTCACCCGTGTCCCGGACGCCGCGAACACCACCGTTCCCGTCCAGCTCGGCAGCGGCTCCCTCACGGGCTGGCCCATGCTCGTCTTCTGCCTCGGCGTGATCATGACGATCGTCCTCCTCGCCCGCAAGGTCAAGGGCGCGATCCTCATCAGCATCGTCGTGATGACCGTTCTCTCCGTCGTCATCAACTCGCTCGCCGACGTGAAGTCCTGGGGCCTGACCGTCCCCTCCATGCCCGACAAGCCCGTCGCCGCACCCGACTTCGGGCTGCTCGGCCAGTTCGACCTGTTCGGCTCGTTCGGCCAGATCAGTGTCCTGACCGTCATCCTGCTCATCTTCACCCTCATCCTGTCGGACTTCTTCGACACGATGGGCACCGTCGTCGGCGTCACCGCCGAAGCCGGACTCCTCGACGAGCGGGGACAGGTGCCGGGCCTGGGCCGGGTCCTGCTCATCGACGGTGCGGCAGCGGTCGCCGGCGGTGCCGCCTCCGCGTCGTCCGCCACCACCTACGTCGAGTCCGCCGCAGGTGTCGGTGAGGGCGCCCGCACCGGTTTCGCCAACCTCGTCACGGGCGGCATGTTCGCCCTGGCGCTCTTCTTCGCGCCCGTCCTGACGATCGTGCCCATGCAGGCCGCTTCCCCCGCCCTCGTCGCGGTCGGATTCCTGATGATGACGCAGGTCAAGCACATCGACTGGGACCGCTACGACCTTGCCATCCCGGCGTTCCTCACCATCACCGTCATGCCGCTCACGTACTCCATCACCAACGGCATCGGCGCGGGATTCGTCACCTACGTCATCATCAAGGCGTGCCTGGGCAAGGCCCGTGAGGTCCACTGGCTGCTCTGGATCACCGCGGCGCTCTTCCTCGTGTACTTCGCGATCGACCCGCTGGAACAGCTCCTCGATCTCAAGTAG
- a CDS encoding helix-turn-helix domain-containing protein yields the protein MAHGHVAYAMRASFGTAHVSPEHIAAWERGTALPDPHELAALAGALWCHPSEIMGHPRTLREHRIACGISAEAVAHGTGLPLDAYLRMEETGRWTGDQRQSAKLGSLLRLPPRDHVAITGLEDELARLLTEAVSTRWQAHVRAIAKLVSVDRKQLHGPLDSMYHEYQALMAATLSRASGSTASGEDGRRYVEEIVDHFWARLAEQP from the coding sequence ATGGCCCACGGCCACGTCGCCTACGCGATGAGGGCCTCCTTCGGGACGGCTCACGTCTCCCCCGAGCACATCGCGGCGTGGGAACGTGGCACCGCGCTGCCCGACCCTCATGAACTCGCGGCGCTGGCAGGCGCGTTGTGGTGTCACCCCAGCGAGATCATGGGGCACCCGCGCACATTGCGCGAGCACCGTATCGCCTGTGGGATATCGGCCGAGGCCGTCGCTCACGGCACGGGCCTGCCGCTGGACGCCTACCTCCGGATGGAGGAGACCGGCCGGTGGACCGGTGACCAGAGGCAGTCCGCGAAACTCGGCAGCCTGCTCCGCCTCCCGCCGCGCGACCACGTCGCCATCACCGGTCTTGAGGACGAACTCGCCCGGCTGCTCACCGAAGCCGTCAGCACCCGGTGGCAGGCGCATGTCCGCGCGATCGCGAAGCTCGTCTCCGTGGATCGCAAACAGCTGCACGGGCCGCTGGACTCCATGTACCACGAGTACCAGGCCCTCATGGCGGCCACGCTCAGCCGGGCCAGCGGCAGCACCGCTTCCGGCGAGGACGGGCGACGCTACGTCGAGGAGATCGTCGACCACTTCTGGGCCAGGCTCGCGGAGCAGCCGTAA
- a CDS encoding ABC transporter ATP-binding protein, giving the protein MTTAVTIPRHGGTGGRTAVAARARQVVKAYGSGETRVVALDHVDVDIARGQFTAIMGPSGSGKSTLMHCLAGLDTVTSGQIHLAETEITGLKDKKLTQLRRDRIGFIFQAFNLLPTLNALENITLPMDIAGRKPDAAWLRQVVETVGLAERLKHRPTELSGGQQQRVAVARALAAQPEIIFGDEPTGNLDSRAGAEVLNFLRKSVDELGQTIVMVTHDPVAASYADRVLYLADGRIVDEMLNPTADQVLDRMKDFDARGRTS; this is encoded by the coding sequence GTGACAACGGCTGTAACCATTCCCAGGCACGGGGGCACTGGAGGGCGTACGGCCGTGGCTGCGCGAGCGCGGCAGGTCGTCAAGGCGTACGGCTCCGGTGAGACCCGGGTCGTCGCGCTCGACCACGTCGACGTCGACATCGCCCGCGGCCAGTTCACGGCCATCATGGGCCCGTCGGGCTCCGGCAAGTCGACGCTGATGCACTGCCTCGCCGGTCTGGACACCGTGACCTCCGGGCAGATCCACCTCGCCGAGACCGAGATCACCGGCCTCAAGGACAAGAAGCTCACGCAGCTGCGCCGCGACCGCATCGGCTTCATCTTCCAGGCGTTCAACCTCCTGCCGACGCTCAACGCGCTGGAGAACATCACGCTGCCGATGGACATCGCGGGCCGCAAGCCCGACGCCGCCTGGCTGCGGCAGGTCGTCGAGACGGTCGGTCTCGCCGAGCGGCTCAAGCACCGGCCGACCGAGCTCTCCGGCGGCCAGCAGCAGCGCGTCGCGGTGGCACGGGCACTCGCCGCCCAGCCGGAGATCATCTTCGGTGACGAGCCGACCGGGAACCTGGACTCGCGGGCCGGCGCCGAGGTGCTGAACTTCCTCCGCAAGTCCGTCGACGAGCTGGGCCAGACCATCGTCATGGTCACCCACGACCCGGTCGCCGCCTCCTACGCCGACCGCGTGCTCTACCTCGCCGACGGGCGCATCGTCGACGAGATGCTCAACCCCACCGCCGACCAGGTGCTGGACCGCATGAAGGACTTCGACGCGCGCGGGCGGACGTCATGA
- a CDS encoding ABC transporter permease — MTVWKTSMRNFFAHKGRMALSAVAVLLSVAFVCGTLVFTDTMNTTFDKLFAATSADVTVSPKTAKVDDTPENGKPQSLPASVIGRVEKADGVKKAEGAVSSSAVTVVDSDNKNMGSDSGAPTLAGNWTSNDLRSMEITSGHAPRGPTEVMVDADTADKHDLKIGDELRTIAVTGDIKARISGIATFKVTNPGAAIVYLDTATAQQKLLGSPDVFTQISITAEPGVSDARLKQSVAAALDDSATYKVQTQKEAAEANKDSMGSFLDVMKYAMLGFAGIAFLVGIFLIVNTFSMLVAQRTREIGLMRAIGSSRKQVNRSVLLEAVLLGIVGSILGVAAGVGLAVGLMKVMGAVGMELSTGDLTVAWTTPVVGLALGVIVTVLAAYVPARRAGKVSPMAALRDAGTPADAKSGWIRAGIGLVLTGGGAAALWATTQADKSSDGSLYLGLGVVLTLIGFIVIGPLLAGIVVRALSVVVLRLFGPVGRLAERNALRNPRRTGATGAALMIGLALVACLSVVGSSMVASATDELDKSVGADFIVQSATPGQLIVPQAAKALETAPGIEHITHYRVLGAKLTNPDGSTTDEDVTAADPTYPSDLRRETVAGDLAAAYGKNAMSVGDDYANRHGIKLGDTVGVAFKSGATAKLKVAAITSDDTTVDQGAMYMNTTTAERYVPADKMPQNMIMFAKAKDGKEKEAYAALKSSLREYPTYKVRNQADFKQDLKDQIGQLLNIVYGLLALAIIVAVLGVVNTLALSVVERTREIGLMRAIGLSRRQLRRMIRLESVVIALFGALLGLGLGMGWGTSAQKLLALEGLGVLEIPWPTIVTVFVASAFVGLFAALVPAFRAGRMNVLNAIATDG; from the coding sequence ATGACCGTCTGGAAGACCTCGATGCGCAACTTCTTCGCGCACAAGGGACGCATGGCGCTCTCCGCCGTCGCCGTCCTGCTGTCGGTGGCGTTCGTGTGCGGCACGCTCGTCTTCACCGACACCATGAACACCACGTTCGACAAGCTCTTCGCCGCGACGTCGGCCGACGTCACCGTCAGCCCGAAGACGGCGAAGGTCGACGACACCCCCGAGAACGGCAAGCCCCAGTCGCTGCCCGCCTCCGTCATCGGCCGGGTCGAGAAGGCCGACGGGGTGAAGAAGGCCGAGGGCGCCGTCTCCAGCTCCGCGGTCACCGTCGTCGACAGCGACAACAAGAACATGGGCTCCGACAGCGGCGCCCCGACGCTCGCGGGCAACTGGACCTCCAACGACCTGCGTTCCATGGAGATCACCTCCGGCCACGCCCCGCGCGGCCCGACCGAGGTCATGGTCGACGCCGACACCGCGGACAAGCACGACCTGAAGATCGGTGACGAGCTGCGCACCATCGCCGTCACCGGTGACATCAAGGCGCGCATCAGCGGCATCGCCACCTTCAAGGTCACCAACCCGGGCGCCGCCATCGTCTACCTCGACACGGCCACCGCCCAGCAGAAGCTCCTCGGCAGCCCCGACGTCTTCACCCAGATCTCCATCACCGCCGAACCCGGCGTCAGCGACGCCCGGTTGAAGCAGAGCGTCGCCGCGGCCCTGGACGACTCGGCCACGTACAAGGTGCAGACCCAGAAGGAGGCCGCGGAGGCCAACAAGGACTCCATGGGGTCGTTCCTCGACGTCATGAAGTACGCGATGCTCGGCTTCGCCGGGATCGCCTTCCTCGTCGGCATCTTCCTCATCGTCAACACCTTCTCGATGCTGGTCGCCCAGCGGACCCGCGAGATCGGCCTGATGCGGGCCATCGGCTCCAGCCGCAAGCAGGTCAACCGGTCCGTGCTGCTCGAAGCGGTGCTCCTCGGCATCGTCGGCTCGATCCTCGGCGTCGCCGCCGGTGTCGGCCTCGCCGTCGGACTCATGAAGGTCATGGGCGCCGTCGGAATGGAGCTGTCCACCGGCGACCTCACCGTCGCCTGGACGACCCCGGTGGTCGGACTCGCGCTCGGCGTCATCGTGACCGTCCTCGCCGCCTACGTCCCGGCCCGCCGGGCCGGCAAGGTCTCCCCGATGGCAGCCCTGCGCGACGCCGGAACACCGGCGGACGCCAAGTCCGGATGGATCCGGGCCGGCATCGGCCTGGTCCTCACCGGCGGCGGCGCGGCCGCCCTGTGGGCGACGACGCAGGCGGACAAGTCGAGCGACGGCTCGCTCTACCTCGGCCTGGGCGTGGTCCTCACCCTCATCGGCTTCATCGTCATCGGCCCGCTGCTCGCCGGGATCGTCGTACGGGCACTCAGCGTCGTCGTCCTGCGGCTGTTCGGCCCGGTCGGCCGGCTGGCCGAGCGCAACGCGCTGCGCAACCCGCGGCGCACCGGGGCGACCGGTGCGGCCCTGATGATCGGCCTGGCCCTGGTGGCCTGCCTGTCGGTGGTGGGCTCCTCCATGGTCGCCTCGGCCACGGACGAGCTGGACAAGTCGGTGGGCGCGGACTTCATCGTGCAGTCGGCCACCCCCGGCCAGCTGATCGTGCCCCAGGCGGCGAAGGCGCTGGAGACCGCTCCCGGGATCGAGCACATCACGCACTACAGGGTCCTCGGCGCGAAGCTCACCAACCCCGACGGTTCGACGACGGACGAGGACGTCACCGCCGCCGACCCGACGTATCCGAGCGACCTGCGGCGCGAGACCGTCGCCGGTGACCTCGCCGCGGCGTACGGCAAGAACGCCATGTCGGTCGGGGACGACTACGCCAACCGGCACGGAATCAAGCTCGGCGACACGGTCGGCGTCGCGTTCAAGTCGGGCGCCACGGCGAAGCTGAAGGTCGCCGCGATCACCTCGGACGACACGACCGTGGACCAGGGCGCGATGTACATGAACACCACGACCGCCGAGCGGTACGTCCCCGCCGACAAGATGCCCCAGAACATGATCATGTTCGCCAAGGCGAAGGACGGCAAGGAGAAGGAGGCCTACGCCGCCCTGAAGAGCTCGCTGCGCGAGTACCCGACGTACAAGGTGCGGAATCAGGCCGACTTCAAGCAGGACCTGAAGGACCAGATCGGCCAGCTGCTGAACATCGTCTACGGCCTGCTCGCCCTGGCGATCATCGTCGCGGTGCTCGGGGTCGTGAACACCCTCGCCCTGTCGGTCGTCGAGCGGACCCGCGAGATCGGCCTGATGCGCGCCATCGGCCTCTCCCGCCGCCAGCTGCGCCGGATGATCCGGCTGGAGTCCGTGGTCATCGCACTGTTCGGCGCCCTGCTGGGCCTCGGCCTGGGCATGGGCTGGGGCACCTCGGCCCAGAAGCTGCTGGCACTGGAGGGCCTCGGCGTCCTGGAGATCCCGTGGCCGACGATCGTCACGGTGTTCGTCGCCTCGGCCTTCGTGGGACTGTTCGCGGCGCTGGTCCCGGCCTTCCGTGCCGGACGGATGAACGTCCTGAACGCCATCGCCACGGACGGGTGA